The genomic DNA CAGCTGAATGCAGGAGATAAAATCCTCAAAGTAAAACCATCTCCAAAGGAAGAACCCATCAACGCCAGCGGAATGTTGGTTGATGAGATTGTAAGATACATCCGTGGTAAAAAAGGCGTGCCCGTAGTGCTCACCGTAATGAAACGCGATGGTACCATAAAAGATGTCACCCTCATCCGAGATGAGGTGCAGATAGAAGACACCTTTGCCCGAAGCCTGATGGTCAATAATGACAAAGGCGAAAAAATTGGCTACATCTACCTCCCAGGGTTTAATGTAGACTTTAAAGACCCCAATGGCAAAAACGCCTCTGATGATGTAAAAGCCGAAATCTTGAAGTTGAAAAAAGAAGGCGCCACACGCTTAATTTTAGACATCAGAAACAACGGCGGCGGCTCCCTCTCCGAGGTGGTGGATATGATGGGGCTCTTTATGAAAAACGGTCCCGTGGTACAAGTGAAAGATGGCAATGGCAAAATAGAAGTTTATAAAAATAAGACCAACACACCTGTTTGGGATGGTCCGCTATTGATTATGCAGAATGAACTCTCCGCCTCTGCCTCAGAAATTTTAGCCGCCGCGATGAAAGCCTATGGCAGAGCCGTAATCTTCGGTTCTCCGCAGTCTTTTGGCAAGGGAACCGTGCAAGTGATGGTAGACCTCAACCGCTTCCTCAACACTTCTGATGATTTTGGCGCGGTTAAGCTGACCATACAGAAATTTTACGGCATAGACGGCTCTTCTAACCAACTGAAAGGCGTGCCTTCGGATATTGTGCTTAAGGACTTTTTCTCTTATGCCGAAATTGGAGAACGCTATGAAGACTATGCCTTACCTTGGGATAAAATCGGTGCGGCGGAGTTCAAGGCTTTAGATGCTTTAGACCTGCCTACCCTCAACAAAAAAAGCCAAGAGAGAGTGGCTCAAAACAAAACCTACCAAATGCTCCAAGAATCTGCCATCTGGAAAGAAAAATTGGATAAAGAGGAAACAATCACCTTAAACCAAGCCCAATTTGATGCCTTAATGACGAAAAGAAAAAAACAATTGGAAGCCTTTAAACCTTTGGAAAAATACAACAATGGCTTGCAGTTTATTCTGCACCAAGATGAGCAACAACGGATGAAAACCGACACTACTTTCGCCAGAAAAAGCAAGCAATGGATCAAAAACCTTAAACGCGATCTATACCTACAAGAAAGTGTGAATGTTGTTTCTGATATTAAATAATTCTCAAAAATTAACCCTATACCCAACCAAAATAACACAACAGAATGAAAGAAAATGTAGACAAAATAACCGATGATGTTAGTCTTACATTTAAACAAATTTTAGAATACGAAATCTTTTCATTAGGCAAATACAGTCTTAGCGTTTATGAAATTGCCGCCGCTGCCATTATTGCGCTCATAGGCTTTTTCATCGCGAAGATGGTTAAAAAACTCATCTACAAAACCGATAGACTGGACCTTGGTAAGAAATTCGCTTTTTCACAAATCATCCAATACATTGTCTTTATCATCACTTTTTTTGTGGTGATGAAATCTTTGGGCATCAATATTTCACCGCTTTTGGTAGGTTCTGGTGCCATTTTGGTGGGGGTTGGTTTAGGACTTCAAAATTTATTTTTAGACTTCATCTCTGGCGTTATCATCCTCATTGACAGAACAATAAAGGTCGGCGATGTGATAGATATTGGCGGCGTGGTGGGGCGCGTGGAGCAAATCCATATGAGAACCACCTCCGTGATGACACGCGACCATAAAAGTATGATTTTCCCCAACTCTGTGCTCACTAAGGAAAAACTGATCAATTTTTCCCACGCTGATGATATGGTGCGCTTTGAGATAGAAGTGGGCGTACACTATGATACCGATATAGACCTCGCCACACAACTCCTCATTGAAGCCGCTTTGGAAAATGATTTCGTGGTTAAAGAAGAAACCTATCAACCCTTGGTCAGATTAGAAAACTTTGGTGATAGCGCCTTAGAGCTCAAACTTTTTTACTTCTCGGTACACCTGTTCCGTGCGCCACAAACCCGAAATGAAATCCGCAGGAGCATTCTCAAAAAATTCAGAGAAAAAGGCATCAACATTCCTTATCCTATCCGAACTTTGGAGTTAGGGCAAGACCTCGCCGAGCGCCTTCCATTCGGGAAAACAGAAGCAAAATAGTCGTTTTTTGTCACAATTACCACTTTTTTCTATTGGCGTAGTTTTGGTAGAAAATCCAAGGTCTATTCAAACCCATTACAATGAACCTCAATCTGATTACACAGCCTTTTTTAGAGAAATTCCCTGGTGATACTTCCGACAATCCTATGCAGCGGCAAACACCAAAAATGCTCTTTGCCACAGCGCTGCCTGTCCATTTTCCTCAACATCAATTGTTGGCTTTTAACCAAAACCTAAGCGAGGCGATTGGGCTGGGCGACATCACTTCTGCTCAAGATGAAGATTTTTTAGCCGCACAGAATTTGCCGCCTCACATTAAAACCTATGCTACGGCTTACGCGGGACATCAGTTTGGCAATTGGGCTGGGCAGTTAGGCGACGGCAGAGCTTTATTCGCGGGAGAAATTAAAAATACCAAAGGGCAACCTACCGAACTGCAATGGAAAGGCGCTGGCGCCACGCCTTATTCCAGATTTGCTGATGGGCGCGCTGTGCTCAGATCTTCCGTACGAGAATTTCTGATGAGCGAAGCGATGCACCATTTGGGCGTGCCAACCACCAGAGCCTTATCTCTCAGCGAAACGGGCGAACCCGTGGTTAGAGATATCTTATATGATGGGCATCCCAAAGCCGAAAAAGGCGCCATTGTGATGCGCACCGCTCCAACTTTTTTAAGGTTTGGACACTTTCAGTTGTTGAGCGCTCAAGAGGAAATAGAGACCCTAAAATACCTCGCAGATGATACTATTCTCCGCTATTTCCCTGAAATTGAGACACAAGAGGAACAAAAATACCATCATTTCTTTAGAGCTATTGTGCAAAAAACCGCACATCTGATGGTGGAATGGCAGCGCGTGGGCTTTACCCACGGCGTGATGAACACGGATAATATGAGCATTTTAGGGCTAACGATTGACTATGGTCCATTTTCAATGTTAGATGCCTACGACCTTAACTTTACCCCCAACACCACCGACCTGCCTGGGCGCCGCTATGCCTTTGGCAGACAAGCCGAAATGGCTCAATGGAATTTATGGCAACTCGGGAACGCTTTATTTCCGTTGATTAAAGAAGCCGCGTGGATTGAGGCGTGTTTAGAAGAATTTGCCACGCTATTTTGGAAAGGCTTTGATGAAATGTTAGCACAAAAATTCGGATTGGAAACCTTGATGCCAGAGGACACTTCATTTTTTACCCAATGGCAACAAATGATAATGGATTTAGAGTTGGATTATACCTTATTTTTTAATGCTATTGAAGATTCATCCCAAGCACCTAACTGGAATGAAATAAGCTATAAACCACTGGATACCAAAGAACAACAAACTTTGGAACAATGGTGGGAACGCTACCAAGAGCGCCTTTCAAAAAATCAAAATCCCCCTGAACAGCGCCGCCAAATGATGCAAAAGGTGAATCCTAAATTTATTTTGAGAAATTACCTCCTCTACGAGTGTATAGAAGCCCTCAACAACGGCGATACAACGATGCTCCACCAACTTATAGACGCACTAAAACACCCTTATGAAATGAAATATCCGCACTGGGCAGCCAAAAGACCTGAAAAATACAATAGTGTGGCGGGCTGTTCCACCCTTTCTTGCAGTTCTTAGCGGTTTTTAAGGTCATAAATCCAAGGGGAATTTAAAATCTAAACCTTATATTTAGGATAATTAGATTATTTTTGCAGAAATTTATATTTTGTGAAAACGCGGCGCTTTCATTGGCTTCAAATCATCTTTCCTTGCTCTTGGGTAGAGTGGGCGTTGTGGGCATTTTTCCTATTAGCCTATGGCAGTTTGAGCGTAGATATTGCGCAGAATTTCAGAATTATTTTTGATGATAGAATCCCGTGGGATGCCTATTTCAGCTTTGATAACAGAGCCATTGTGATGACTGGCGGCGGCTACGAGCGGCACCCATTGTCCAATTATTTTTTTGAAGCCATTAGGACTTTTTCGCTTTGGGTTTCCTCAGGGCAGAAGGGTGCCACTTTTAGAACTGCTTTAGCGTTGCTGAGTACCTTTACGGTCAGCCTTAGTATGGTGCAGGTTTACAAATACCTCCGAAACATCATTGCACTTTCCATCACTCCGAGTTTGCTTTTGGTGGGCTTTTTTAGCCTTTTCAGCACCAATATTTTGCTGTCTTTTACGCCAGAAACTTACACTTATACCCTATTCTTTTTAACCACTTTTAACTATTATGCCGCGCTAAAACTTAAGCACCACCAGAAGCTTTCTTTTGGAGCGCTCACCATTGCTAGCATCACGATTGGAGGGCTCACCATTACCAATATCGTGAAGGTTTATATCCCTGTTTTATTTGAAAAAGGGGCATTCCGTACGCCCAAAGAATGGCTCAAAACCTCCGCCAAAGTTCTGGGTTCTTTTGGTATTTTTATGCTGCTCTTTATGTCACGTGTAGGGTTTCAGTTTTCTGCATTTTTGGATAAATCGGGGCAACAGTACGAAAAATTTTCGCAGCCAAAGGTAGTACCCGTTTGGGATATGGTGGTTTCTTGGTTTTGGGGTGGCAATATGCTGTTTTCCAGTTTTTTGATCAGGGATTATCATTACCTCAACCAATTTCACTACAAAGCCTTATTTATGGAGGCTTACAGTGCGCCAATGTCTTATATTTTTGTGGGGGTTATTTTTCTTCTCATCGTGTGGGGTTATCTCAAAAATTTTAAAAAGCCTTTGGTTCAAATTCTGATGCTCTCTTTCCTCGTGGATGTTGTGATTCATGCGGTGCTTAAATTTGGTTTGCACACGGCGTATATCTATGGTGGTCATTTTATTTTTATTGTACCGCTGATGTTGGGCTGGCTCTATGCCTCGCTAAAAAGTAAATATCAAAACTATGCCTTGATGGTGCTCATCATTTTGACCTTATTTTTAGCGCTCAATAACGGCTACCGAATGCAAGAGTTTTTTGAATTTTTACACCTTTATTATCAATAATTTATTTTAATGCTATGAAAATCCTCTATATAGAAACCTCATCTAAAAATTGCTCCGTTGCCATTTCTGATCACGCACAATTGCTTTGCCTCTGCGAAGAAGCCTCGGAGAATTATAAACAAAGTGAAAGCCTACACACCTTTATCCAGTGGGCATTAGAAGGGGCGGAACTTCAGTTGCAAGATTTAGATGCCGTTGCCTTAGGAATGGGACCTGGCTCTTATACAGGATTGAGAATTGGTGCCGCTTCTGCCAAGGGTTTTTGTTATGGATTGGGCATTCCCCTCATCGCGATCAATTCTTTGGAAACACTGGTGGCGCCTTATATAGGACAAGATTTTGATTACATTATCCCAATGGTGGACGCCCGTAGAATGGAAGTTTATACCGCCATCTATCACGGACAAACAGGCGAAGCTGTTACGCCCACAGAAGCGAAAATTTTAGACGAAAAAGCCTACCAAGAATGGGCTGATAAAAAATTGCTTTTCGTAGGTGATGGTGCCAAGAAAACCCAAGAGCTCATCAATCTGCCCTATGCCACTTTTCTGCCTCAGAATTACCCTTCGGCACAGTATTTAATCAAAAAAGCGGTAGAAAAATACCGCTCTCAAGATTTTGAAAATATCGCTTATTTTGAGCCTTTTTATCTTAAAGACTTCCATGGTGTGAAGCGCCAACGCTGATTATAACTCTTTGACTTTCGGTTTTTTACGCTGACTTGGCGGTAATCTTTTCTTTTCAATGATATTATCATCTGGGCTGGGTACCTCTGGCTCAGGTTCTGCCGTTTTTATATTATTTTGCGGTATCTTATTTGGCGTAGCCTGTGCAGGCGCTTGGGGCTGTTCCAAATCGCTTTTGAGGTAATTGAGTAATTGTTGTGCCTTCTCCCCTTCTGGAAGTTTTTCATAATTGAGGGCAATTTGCTGAAGTTGCAAAATCATCACCTCTTTGCCTACGGTTTTTCCAGTATTATAAGCATTGAGTAAGGTTAATTTCGGCACCAATGCATCATTAGGATATTGCTCTAAAGTTTTATCTATCAATACTTTACTATTCTCATATGCGCCATCATTGTAAAGTTGAAATGCATTTTCATAAGCTTGAACCACCTCTGGCGCGCCTGCCATCAGCTGTTTTCTTTTCGGATTTCTTACAAATTCCGCATAAGGTGTATAAGGGAAGTCTTTCAAAATCAATTCTTTGGCTTCCTCTGCGGCGGCTGGATTTTTATCATAATTCATTGAAAATACCTGATAGAGGGCTTGTAATTTCACTTGATCTTCTGGCTGTGCCTTCACCAGATCCATTAAAGTTTTGGTGGCGAGTGGCGTGTTGTCAAAATAATCCTCATACATCTGCCCAAGTGCCAAAGTTGCCGTATCTCGCTCTTGTTTTAGGTGAGCAATTTCATCGGCATTGGTAGGAATTTGCTCCATATAAAACGCTGCCTCAAACCGCCGTGGATTTTTGGTTTCCGTTTTTCCCAGTGCTTGATTTTTCAAATCTTCAATGGTATTGGTCTCCGCAGAATAGCGCCAATTGTCCGCCAAAGCCCTATCCCCCCAGATTTGTTTAAAGTTAGCCTCGCCCTTAGAAACGGCAGTGGTATTCGCAAAATAAAAACCTTTGGAGGTATTTTGTCCAAAATCAACAAAGCCCCTCTGTTGGTCTTGCCCCAGAGAAGAGGCAAATTCTACCGTGCTAAAATCTTGATTTTTTTCGGCTTTCAGGCGAGCTTCCTCTTGGGCTTCTTGCTGTTTTAGGCGTTCTATATGAGTATTGAAAAAAGCTTGTTTCTGAGCATCATCCATTTTTGTTAATGCCAAAATGCTATCGTTTTTCTTAATCAAATAATAATTTTTTGACAGTTTTTTAATATTAGATGACAACTTCTCAAGTTCCTCTTTCTGAGGGCGATAAGTCATTGCTGCAACAGCACTATCATAATAACTGCCTGCCGCAATATAATCATCTTTACTGAGGTATTTCTTCCCGATTTCATAATAGGTGAGCCCTCTAATCTGTCCATCTGAAGCCTTTTCTTTTAGGGCTTTTTCAAAAAATTGTTGTGCCTCCTCATCCTTGCCTGCACGGAGCGCCATCAGCCCCAAGGCGTAATAAAATTCGTTCTTACGAGAGGCATATGTTCCTTTTTTAGAAAG from Riemerella columbina includes the following:
- a CDS encoding carboxy terminal-processing peptidase, yielding MFKNLKISKLLLFIPFTTLIFCFNSPKNDDEKMQTIMVSVKNTLSYLHYSPKPINDAYSKEVYKEYLGKIDPVKRYFLKSDIQEFEKHKTLLDDYLNQGDLTFYKLTVDRLYQRVEDIDKITQDIFSHPIDLNENEELILEPKLKTYPADQKALYAEWKKYIKYNILQEIETINSREERRKKMKDSLIANKLPDTINLKILSPEEKKVKATKEIKDLMNNMFRRFQKRKRMDWFTVYMNAYTEVFDPHTNYYSPKNKEDFDAQFKGKFIGIGAIIQEKKGSIYLGELTVGAPAWKSKQLNAGDKILKVKPSPKEEPINASGMLVDEIVRYIRGKKGVPVVLTVMKRDGTIKDVTLIRDEVQIEDTFARSLMVNNDKGEKIGYIYLPGFNVDFKDPNGKNASDDVKAEILKLKKEGATRLILDIRNNGGGSLSEVVDMMGLFMKNGPVVQVKDGNGKIEVYKNKTNTPVWDGPLLIMQNELSASASEILAAAMKAYGRAVIFGSPQSFGKGTVQVMVDLNRFLNTSDDFGAVKLTIQKFYGIDGSSNQLKGVPSDIVLKDFFSYAEIGERYEDYALPWDKIGAAEFKALDALDLPTLNKKSQERVAQNKTYQMLQESAIWKEKLDKEETITLNQAQFDALMTKRKKQLEAFKPLEKYNNGLQFILHQDEQQRMKTDTTFARKSKQWIKNLKRDLYLQESVNVVSDIK
- a CDS encoding mechanosensitive ion channel family protein yields the protein MKENVDKITDDVSLTFKQILEYEIFSLGKYSLSVYEIAAAAIIALIGFFIAKMVKKLIYKTDRLDLGKKFAFSQIIQYIVFIITFFVVMKSLGINISPLLVGSGAILVGVGLGLQNLFLDFISGVIILIDRTIKVGDVIDIGGVVGRVEQIHMRTTSVMTRDHKSMIFPNSVLTKEKLINFSHADDMVRFEIEVGVHYDTDIDLATQLLIEAALENDFVVKEETYQPLVRLENFGDSALELKLFYFSVHLFRAPQTRNEIRRSILKKFREKGINIPYPIRTLELGQDLAERLPFGKTEAK
- a CDS encoding protein adenylyltransferase SelO, which codes for MNLNLITQPFLEKFPGDTSDNPMQRQTPKMLFATALPVHFPQHQLLAFNQNLSEAIGLGDITSAQDEDFLAAQNLPPHIKTYATAYAGHQFGNWAGQLGDGRALFAGEIKNTKGQPTELQWKGAGATPYSRFADGRAVLRSSVREFLMSEAMHHLGVPTTRALSLSETGEPVVRDILYDGHPKAEKGAIVMRTAPTFLRFGHFQLLSAQEEIETLKYLADDTILRYFPEIETQEEQKYHHFFRAIVQKTAHLMVEWQRVGFTHGVMNTDNMSILGLTIDYGPFSMLDAYDLNFTPNTTDLPGRRYAFGRQAEMAQWNLWQLGNALFPLIKEAAWIEACLEEFATLFWKGFDEMLAQKFGLETLMPEDTSFFTQWQQMIMDLELDYTLFFNAIEDSSQAPNWNEISYKPLDTKEQQTLEQWWERYQERLSKNQNPPEQRRQMMQKVNPKFILRNYLLYECIEALNNGDTTMLHQLIDALKHPYEMKYPHWAAKRPEKYNSVAGCSTLSCSS
- a CDS encoding DUF6080 domain-containing protein — encoded protein: MKTRRFHWLQIIFPCSWVEWALWAFFLLAYGSLSVDIAQNFRIIFDDRIPWDAYFSFDNRAIVMTGGGYERHPLSNYFFEAIRTFSLWVSSGQKGATFRTALALLSTFTVSLSMVQVYKYLRNIIALSITPSLLLVGFFSLFSTNILLSFTPETYTYTLFFLTTFNYYAALKLKHHQKLSFGALTIASITIGGLTITNIVKVYIPVLFEKGAFRTPKEWLKTSAKVLGSFGIFMLLFMSRVGFQFSAFLDKSGQQYEKFSQPKVVPVWDMVVSWFWGGNMLFSSFLIRDYHYLNQFHYKALFMEAYSAPMSYIFVGVIFLLIVWGYLKNFKKPLVQILMLSFLVDVVIHAVLKFGLHTAYIYGGHFIFIVPLMLGWLYASLKSKYQNYALMVLIILTLFLALNNGYRMQEFFEFLHLYYQ
- the tsaB gene encoding tRNA (adenosine(37)-N6)-threonylcarbamoyltransferase complex dimerization subunit type 1 TsaB, with the translated sequence MKILYIETSSKNCSVAISDHAQLLCLCEEASENYKQSESLHTFIQWALEGAELQLQDLDAVALGMGPGSYTGLRIGAASAKGFCYGLGIPLIAINSLETLVAPYIGQDFDYIIPMVDARRMEVYTAIYHGQTGEAVTPTEAKILDEKAYQEWADKKLLFVGDGAKKTQELINLPYATFLPQNYPSAQYLIKKAVEKYRSQDFENIAYFEPFYLKDFHGVKRQR
- a CDS encoding tetratricopeptide repeat protein; the encoded protein is MKKYILILTIMAVAIACSSRKKAPTNRVTHNFLAYYNTLFNGKEALETELNTRNKNYQDNFYKPYIQLFTFENEAEATEEENPTPRFAAGFNAPEEDNNPKGAKTLEIAEAKALKAIENHSVMKDGEERNKMMFEAYLILAQARMYQGKYLEALDAINFILSHMKQDKRLPLAQIYEARLYSKMKDEHRADEIFKTLQQADIKKKYRGLLNAFYAENLLAQGQKEEAVEALSQAYADTKNRNLRSRIAFLRGQILASLGKNEEARESFATAYQKSNNFEFEVKSQIEIAKTFNASTDDYEGAKRYLESLSKKGTYASRKNEFYYALGLMALRAGKDEEAQQFFEKALKEKASDGQIRGLTYYEIGKKYLSKDDYIAAGSYYDSAVAAMTYRPQKEELEKLSSNIKKLSKNYYLIKKNDSILALTKMDDAQKQAFFNTHIERLKQQEAQEEARLKAEKNQDFSTVEFASSLGQDQQRGFVDFGQNTSKGFYFANTTAVSKGEANFKQIWGDRALADNWRYSAETNTIEDLKNQALGKTETKNPRRFEAAFYMEQIPTNADEIAHLKQERDTATLALGQMYEDYFDNTPLATKTLMDLVKAQPEDQVKLQALYQVFSMNYDKNPAAAEEAKELILKDFPYTPYAEFVRNPKRKQLMAGAPEVVQAYENAFQLYNDGAYENSKVLIDKTLEQYPNDALVPKLTLLNAYNTGKTVGKEVMILQLQQIALNYEKLPEGEKAQQLLNYLKSDLEQPQAPAQATPNKIPQNNIKTAEPEPEVPSPDDNIIEKKRLPPSQRKKPKVKEL